Below is a genomic region from Sebastes umbrosus isolate fSebUmb1 unplaced genomic scaffold, fSebUmb1.pri scaffold_106_arrow_ctg1, whole genome shotgun sequence.
GCAGCACTTACAGCGTTTAAATCAATAATCTGTTATACATGACGTCAAGTGTTTCTAATGTCTCTCTCCACCATACAGACATTGAATGGTGTGTTCAGGGATGATTAAGGCGGGGGGGAAGTCCAACTCAATCCAACGTTAATGCTAACAGACCTGTTAGAGTTAGAGGTAATGAAGCTGCTTCAGGTGATTTATAATCTCAGACTAACATCCCAATAATCCCAAACTGGGATAACGGGAGCTTCTCCTGCCGGCACTGTTGGCTGATATTTATCAACCAGTAACCCCCCCCAGTGTGATCTCATTACCtggtaccccccccccccagccggAGGTGTAGCAGGATGGATGCAGGTATCAGGACGTATCAGACTGGATTAGCCTGGATTAGTCTGGATTAGACCCAGACAGATAATGAGGGGAGTTGGTCCATCAGTGTTAACACCAcactgcaaaacacacacacacacacacacacacacacattcctcacaTACCTCTGAATGACAgggactgagtgtgtgtgtgtgtgtgtgtgtgtgtgtgtgtgtgtcatccccTAAATATTacctggtggtggtgggggggggtgagggggggggcGTAAACACACCTCACCACCGCAGCACGTTTACATTCCTGACATAGACAGTCACTGAGACACAtgtgatgcacacacacgcacacacacacacacacacacacacacacacacacacacacacagtagtaaCTTGTCTCATAAACATCTATTATGTGTCTCCGTCTCAGACGGacagttttagtcttttcatacAGAACTCTACTCACAGATCCTCTCTctcatttatatacatatatatatatatgtatatatatatacatatatatttatatatgtatatatatatatatatatatatactggttaccatggcacctggcagtgggggggatatattagacagcaagtgaacattttgaagtttgaactttgtgttggaaacaGAACAAATGGGCCAGCGTGATGAGGGCCAGCGTGAGGAGGGCCAGCATGAGGAGGGCCAGCGTGATGAGGGCCAGCGTGAGGAGGCCCAGCGTAAGGAGGGCCAGCGTGAGGAAGGCCAGCGTGAGGAGGGCCAGCGTGAGGAGGGCCAGCGTGAGGAGGGCCAGGGTGAGGAGGGCCAGCGTGAGGAGGGCCAGGGTAAGGAGGGCCAGCGTGAGGAGGGCCAGGGTAAGGAGGGCCAGCGTGAggagggccagcgtaaggaggGCCAGCGTGAGGAGGGACAGCGTGAGGAGAGCCAGCGTGAGGAGGGCCAGCGTGAGGAGGGCCAGTGTGAGGAGGGCCAGGGTAAGGAGGGCCAGCGTGAGGAGGGCCAGCGTGAGGAGGGCCAGGGTAAGGAAGGCCAGGGTAAGGAGGGCCAGCGTGAGGAGGGCCAGCGTGAGGAGGGCCAGCGTGAGGAGGGCCAGGGTAAGGATGGCCAGCGTGAGGAGGGCCAGGGTAAAGAGGGCCAGCGTGAGGAGGGCCAGTGTAAGGAGGGCCAGCGTGAGGAGGGCCAGCGTGAGGAGGGCCAGGGTAAggagggccagcgtaaggatgtgagggactttgacgagggccagatagtgctggctagacgaccgggtcagagcatctccagaactgcagctcttgtgggatgttcccggtctgcagtggtcaggacctaccagaaGTGGTCCAAGTAAGGAGAACCGGTggaccggcgacagggtcagacccgaggcttgTTGATCCacatggggagcgaaggctggcccgtgttgtttgatccaatagaagagctactggagctcaaactgctgaaagagttaatgctggttctgatagaaaggagtcagaacacacagtgaggagcagtttgttgcgtatggggctgcgtagccacAGTCTGGTCAGGGTGgccgtgctgacccgtgtccaccgccataAAGCGCCTACAACGGGCACgtcgtgagcatcagaactggaccacggagcgatggaagaaggtggcccggtctgatgaatcacgttttcttttacatcatgtggacggcaacgagttggaggtgttgactcggcctccagaTCCTCCAGATCTCGATCCAACGGAGCCTCTGTGGGATgttctggacaaacaagtccgatccatggaggccccacctcgcaacttatacaggacttaaaggatctgctactgacggcttggtgccagataccacagcagaccttcagaggtctagtggagtccatacctccacgggtcagaccttcagaggtctagtggagtccatgcctccacgggtcagaccttcagaggtctagaggagtccatacctccacgggtcagaccttcagaggtctagtggagtccatgcctccacgggtcagaccttcagaggtctagaggagtccatacctccacgggtcagaccttcagaggtctagaggagtccaggtctccacgggtcagaccttcagaggtctagaggagtccaggtctccacgggtcagaccttcagaggtctagaggagtccaggtctccacgggtcagaccttcagaggtctagaggagtccaggtctccacgggtcagaccttcagaggtctagaggagtccatgcctccacgggtcagaccttcagaggtctagaggagtccaggtctccacgggtcagaccttcagaggtctagaggagtccaggtctccacgggtcagaccttcagaggtctagaggagtccaggtctccacgggtcagaccttcagaggtctagaggagtccaggtctccacgggtcagaccttcagaggtctagaggagtccatgcctccacgggtcagaccttcagaggtctagaggagtccaggtctccacgggtcagaccttcagaggtctagaggagtccaggtctccacgggtcagaccttcagaggtctagaggagtccaggtctccacgggtcagaccttcagaggtctagaggagtccaggtctccacgggtcagaccttcagaggtctagaggagtccaggtctccacgggtcagaccttcagaggtctagaggagtccaggTCTCCACGGGCCAGGAGGAGGACCTAATGAATATCATCATGTTGTGGCTGATCAGTGAATCCTTTTACTGAACCTgattaagttttattttgaaaagacacctCAACAGAGcttaaaaactatttttcaaaataatatcaGTGGATGTAAAGTGGTGGTGGGATCAGCAGCAGCTCCGTCCGGACCTCAGGACGTTATGTGTAACTGCTGGCCCCCAGTCGGGCCTCTGGTCGGGCCCCTGGGGGCCTCTGGTCGGCCCCCAGTCGGGCCTCTGGTCGGGCCCCCAGGGGCCTCTGGTCGTGTCTGTGCGTTGGACTGTGACAGTCTATAATTTACAACACTAACAGAGTTTAAAACGACCCCCCCGCTTGTCTGGTCATCTCCCAGAATTCCAATAATCTGAGCAGTTGCGGCCTGTCATCAGCCGGCGGCGCGGAGCCTCAGACCGGTCGGTCCGGCTCGGCATGGATGTGGACGTATTGTTCTCCGTGGTGACTCTCTCAGTCGCTGTGTGGCCAAACGGCTGCTAAAAATACGGCTCTGTAAAAATAGAGAGTTGTGCTGCTGGAGGCTCCACACCACCCCGATCCACAGACCAGACTCAGTGTTTGGGTTGGACCAGAGTGTGGGACCGCTGCCTCCTCGCTGCCTCGCTGCTCGCTCTCTGGACCGCTGCCTCGCACGCCCACagatctgtgagtgtgtgtgtgtgtgtgtgtgtgtgtgtgtgtgtgtccatacaGTTTGTCTGCATGTACAAGCAGGTGTGTTGATAATGACATGTACaggagaatgtgtgtgtgtgtgtgtctgcatgtataAACGTGTATTAGATAATTATATATACGAGTGTTCAATAATAACATGtgactgaagtgtgtgtgtgtatctacacgtatatgtgtgtatgtgtgtacgtgtgtgtgtttgtgcatctaTACCATCAAATctgtctcacagcagttcatgaaatttaatctgATTCGTGTTCAGTGACTCTCAGctcgactttcaacaacgtcatttttgtgttttccaacgaatgtccagcaaaacaTGACGACATCCACTCCTCTGTTAGGTTcagcccgacctcctccctacacgccgtccaccccgacctcctccctacacgccgtccaccccgacctcctccctacacgccgtccaccccgacctcctccctacacgccgtccacccccgacctcctccctacacgccgtccaccccgacctcctccctacacgcacttcaccccgacctcctccctacacgccgtCCGCTAATAAGTCTAGTGAAACATGTGAACCGTGGGTGAACAGGTGAATGAGACAACAtgtgtaaccatagcaacagtaaACAGCCAAGATGGCGGCGGCGGCAGGCAGACATCTGTCAGAGAGAGATAAGGCCGACTGATACTGAGGCAAGTCAGAGGACATGAAGTACCAGAGGGAGGGCTACAGATACTGAGCAGCATCTCTTCCTgtgttatcatcatcatcacactgacaggctgctgagccaatcagctctcagTATACAGTCATGTGATACAGATACAGGAGGTGGATGCTAACGGACCACAGagctgtacctaataaactggacATTATTTACTATAACTGCAGAACAGAACTATAATATGTAACAGTGTTTAACTGCTCTAATAATGCTCGGTCATTActtcatgtgtttgtgtacatcATGTTTCTTTTCTTGAATATTGAGTTGTTGGTATTAACACATAGGAACTGTATTTAGGTGTTGTGTTGTGCGGGGACACATTTAGTAGTGATGCAGCCGG
It encodes:
- the LOC119484216 gene encoding translation initiation factor IF-2-like yields the protein MGQRDEGQREEGQHEEGQRDEGQREEAQRKEGQREEGQREEGQREEGQREEGQGEEGQREEGQGKEGQREEGQGKEGQREEGQRKEGQREEGQREESQREEGQREEGQCEEGQGKEGQREEGQREEGQGKEGQGKEGQREEGQREEGQREEGQGKDGQREEGQGKEGQREEGQCKEGQREEGQREEGQGKEGQRKDVRDFDEGQIVLARRPGQSISRTAALVGCSRSAVVRTYQKWSK